The sequence TTATATCCTGAATATGGCTAAAGCAGCGATCATCCTTTTCGATCTGAAGACCGGACGATGCTCCTCCACCATTCAAGTCCGGTTGCTCCGCTTCTTGGAGTCCATGAACCTCCGATGGGGTAGCGAACTCATGGGAGTCGATATGTTTCTGCTTGATTCCCAGGTTTGTTCTGAACCTTTGCCTGAGTTCATAAGTACTttggttttttaatttaaatgtcTCAACCGTCTTTAATCCTTCTACCAACAATTCATGTTTAGATCTTCAGAACTGATTAGtgattgtttttaatattttcttcagAACCGTCCGTCGTGTTGAATCTTTATTACAGGATTTTcttatcattttttgtttagtcGACCATGATGCCGGCGACGGTGAATGTGAACCGGCTTGCAATTCACATGCCTAATCTGAAGGTGGGTTCACTATATTCCCTAGCCGGTTTTGATGTGACCCGATGTAATCAGAATTACCGACTGTCGGACTCCTCTATGATGGTTCGTTTCAGCGATTCAACATGTTTTGATGAGATAACCGAACCGGCTATTCCGATCTTTCCGGTTCACGAGCTGCTTGGTCTTGCCAACACAAACACTCAGCTTCCAGGTACTGCTCTTACCTGTAAATTTGTCTATTTTGTTTAGTTATCTAATAATTATCATTCCACAGACATTATCGGTGAGATAACTGCTGCGAAGAGCACTGTCACCGACCCTCCACATGACAAGAACCATTTGATGGCAACCATTAAAATGGATAAGTAGCTAATTCTTCCATATTGATCCATTTAGATTTTAATACTGGTTTtctatttgaaaaaatattacatttttttatcacTTTTCTTATGTACGTGTTATCAGTGATGTTTCGGTCACTATGAGTATGTTCGACTCACAGCCTGTCAAGCTCCACAATCAACTTGAATCAATGGGAGGTGATCCAAGGGTTCTGGTTGCAACCAGTATCAACCCCAAAATTGTGGGAGGTAATTACTTGAGCTTAACATCACATAGTCTCCTTTTAAGTATTCTCAGTACAttaaaagcatttttatttttcaggtCATCTGTTTCTGAATGCCACTTCAGGCACACGCATATATTTTGACAAGGAAACCATCGCAGGGGAGACTTCTACAGGCTGGTTGCCCAAGACACTGGGCTTAAGGGCTACGACAAGGTGGAATCCCTGAGCATAGCTGATCTCAATGAATTTGTCAATTCTGCTTCCTCTCAGGTGTTCCaaccatatattttatttgagtATAGAATGAATTAAAGTTAAAAGTTTGATGCTGCTGATTTACGAATGTAGGAGATTGATTTCATCTGCACCGAGAAGGTCACTGGTATCAAGCTGGACAAGGGATGGTGCTACGTTTCTTGCTCCAACTGTACCAAGAAGCTCCAACGCACTGTCTCGGCTTTCACATGTCTGGATTGTAATAATACTAATGCTGTTGGTGTTCTGAAGACTGATGTATGTTCAATTTGTTCACACCGTATTTACTTTCATTGGCGTTTGTGTCCACACACATAGTCAACTTTGAGTTTTGATACGTGTTAACTGACTGCTAGGTATCGGGTGGAGATGTCCATTGCAGATGAAAATGTTGAAGGCctctttgtttgttttgatgGGGTTATGACAAAACTGCATAATATGAGAGCCTATGAAGCTTGCCATCTTTTGGTATGTTTTTACTCTGCCTGTCATGCATCTTCGTCTTGAAATTTTACTCATGAGATTGCATTCAACGGTTGCTTCCTCATGCTGGTGATGGTGTGAACCCGTGGGACACTCCGGCACCTCCATCTGTTGCAGACATGGAGGGTAAAACCTACAAGTTCCAGGTCAAGGTCAGTGCATACAACTTCACTGAAAACCATCAAATTTTTACGATCTCCTGCATCCTTAGTGAAGGTGACCGTATGCCGCTCCCTCAGTTTGTTGCCAATGTAAGTTCCATGTACTAAATTACGGTCAGTTAGCTTCACGGTATATATTAATTGGTTATTTTGATCTGAATTGGGAGGTGATGATGACAATGGAGACGACAACAGTGGTGCCATCTCGGTTCGTGTTAAGGTGGAGACTGGTGGTATCAGTCAGGTGCAAGGATCCTCGGGAATTAAGAAGAAGGCACGTACGGCATGGGTGGAGAGGATTGGAAACTTGAAGTTGTGCAGTATTTTCCGCTTTCAGTAATGCTTACgcatgtgttttttttatccATGTTTTATTGACCACTTAATCTTTGAATCttggttattttatatttggttaCAGACGAGCTTATCACGTTTTCCAGTTGTtctgtatttaagatttttattcATATTTGGATCACTGAAATACTGCTTGAAATGGAATATTATtctattaata comes from Brassica rapa cultivar Chiifu-401-42 chromosome A02, CAAS_Brap_v3.01, whole genome shotgun sequence and encodes:
- the LOC103853810 gene encoding uncharacterized protein LOC103853810, with product MAKAAIILFDLKTGRCSSTIQVRLLRFLESMNLRWGSELMGVDMFLLDSQSTMMPATVNVNRLAIHMPNLKVGSLYSLAGFDVTRCNQNYRLSDSSMMVRFSDSTCFDEITEPAIPIFPVHELLGLANTNTQLPDIIGEITAAKSTVTDPPHDKNHLMATIKMDNDVSVTMSMFDSQPVKLHNQLESMGGDPRVLVATSINPKIVGGHLFLNATSGTRIYFDKETIAGETSTGWLPKTLGLRATTRWNP